A region of the Thermococcus zilligii AN1 genome:
CCTGTCTCGTGGGACAGCTCTTCGTAGCTCTTTCCGCTCTTCTGTATTGCCTGGTAAACCCTCTCAGCGTAGTCCTCCACTATTTCCTCGGTGACGAGTGGCCTCTCGTGGTGGGGTTTTGGCTGGGGCTTGGGCCCTGGAACGGGTCTCTCGGTTCTTCTTGGCTGTCTCCCGGTTGGCATGATGCTGAACGTGCCGGGCTTTTTGCCCCCGTACTTCTCGTAGCACCTATCGCAGACGAGAACCTCCGCACCCTCAACCCTTATCCTGTGGCCCGGCCCTTTTATCGGTGCACCGCATATCTCGCAGTAGCTTGGCGTCTCCTTTCCCATCTTTACCACCTTCTTGCTCCACTTAAAGCTCGGGGTCAGGCTTTTTAAACCCCACGATGAGCTTATACCGATGACCGAGGTAAGGGTGGAGAAGCTCCAAGAGTTCAACCAGGAGATCCTTGAGAGGCTGGTAGAGATTTACATGCGCGGCTACGAGGGACTGCGCGAGTACGGCGGAGAGGGCGAAAGCTACGCGAAGCGCTATCTCAGGTGGTGCTGGGGAAAGGCCAAGGACGGCTTCTTCGTGGCGAAGGTGGGGGATGAGATAGCGGGTTTCATCGTCTGCGACAAAGACTGGTACAGCAAGTACGAGGGACGAAAAGTCGGGGCCATCCACGAGTTCGTGGTGGACAGGAATTTCCAGGGACAGGGAATAGGGCACAGGTTAATGGAAAAATGCCTTGAGTACCTGGGCGAATCCACCGATAGGATAGAGCTCTGGGTCGGGGAGAAGAACGAAGGGGCTATGCGTTTCTACGAGGAGTACGGCTTCAGGAAAGTGGGCCAGAGCGGGATATGGGTGAGAATGGTTAAGGACGTGCGAAAGGATGATAAGGGCCAGGGAGAAATTTAGGCGGGTGGAAAAATGCCGTGCATAAAGCCGCCCCAGCCGGAGGATGTCCGGGAATTGAGGGAAGAGAGCTTCATACGTGGGGGCAAAGGTAAGCTCAGAGTGGTCATCGAGAGCGGGAATGAGAGGCTTGAAACTGTCATCAGCGGCTCGCTGAAGAGCGTTGAGGAAGTTGCCGGGATGCTCGGCGTCGAGGCCGAAAACGACAGGATAGAGGCCATTGTCGACGGAGTGAAAATCCTGATGCAACGCGGAAAGCTCGAAATGGAGTTCGAGAACGGGGATAAGATGAGAATAGAGAAGGCCTGAGGCCTTCACTCTTTTTGCGGCTTGAGAACCGGCCTGAACTTGTAGGCGTAGAGGATTATCCCGTCCTCGTCGAACTCCCTGACCTTCCTCGTTACCATCTCGACCTCCATGCCGAAGTCTATCTCCTCCGGCGCGACATCCGTGAGCTGGGCCATAACGACGGGCCCTTCCTCGAGCTGAACCAGGGCGAGGGGATACGGCTTGTAATACTCGAAGCCGCTCGGCGGGTTCCTCACTATTGTCCAGCTCAGCACCTTGCCCTTTCCGCTGAACTTGTACTTCTCCACGTTCCTGCTACCGCAGACCGGGCAGACCTCCCTGTGCGGGAACATCAGATGACCGTTCTCGCACTTACCCCCGATCAGGGCGTATTTCTCTTCAAAGTGCCTCCAGTGCCTCGCAACCTGCATCGGCTTCCCCATTTCAGACCCTCCTCAGGACTGTAACCGTTATGTTCGAGCCGGTTCCACCTATGTTCTGGGTCAGGCCTATCTCAGCCCCGGGCACCTGTATCCCTTCCGGAGCCTCGCCGCGGAGCTGGAGAGCAGCCTCAACCGTCTGGTAAACGCCGGTGGCCCCAACGGGGTGCCCTCTGGCCTTAAGTCCACCCATCGTCTGGATCGGGTAATCACCGTCTATGGCAATCTGGCCCTCCTTGGCGAGCATTACACCTTTACCCTTCTCGGCAACGCCGAGGGCTTCCAAGCTTAAAGCGGCCATTATCGTGAAGGCGTCGTGAACCTCGAAGAAGTCTATGTCCCTGGCAGTGACCCCCGCCATCCTGTAGGCCTTTTCAGCGGCCACTTTTGCCGCCGTCAAAGTCAGGAAGTCCTTCCTGTTGGCGAGGTTGATGGTGTCCGTGGCCCTCCAGAAGCCTGCTAATTCAACCCATTTCTCCTTCGGAACGCCGAGCTCCTTCGCCTTCTCCTTTGAGGTTATTATGACGGCCGCGGCACCGTCGCACATCGGTGCGGCATCAAAGAGCTTTATCGGGTCGGCGACGTAGGGGCTCTTGAGAACAGTGTCAAGCTTTATCTCCTTCTTGAACATCGCGTACGGGTTTTTAGCCCCGTTCCTGTGGGCGTTGAGGGCGAAGAGGGCAAAATCCTCCTCAGCGTAGCCGTATTCCTTCATGTAAAGCCTCATGACGAGCGCGTTCAAGGCCACAAAGCTGGCCCCGTGGAAGAGCTCCCACTCGGCATCGGCGGCGTAGGCTAAATAGCGTGTCGCGTCGCTCGGCCAGGCGTCGGTCATCTTCTCGACGCCGACTACCGCAACAACGTCCTCAAGGCCCGACATGACCGCCTTCGCTCCCTCCTGAACTGCCGCACCCCCGCTACCGCATGCCGCTTCAACCTTAATGGCCGGTATGTTGCCCAAGCCAGCCCAGTCCGCTATTAAAGCTCCAAGGTTCTCCTGCTCTATGAAGGAACCGGAGGCCATGTTTCCGACGTAGAGGGAGTCCACCCCCTCTATCCCGGCATCGTCCATTGCGTTGAGCAGGGCCTCCACGGCCATGTCCCTCAGTGACACCCTCCAGTGCTCGCCGACAGGAACCATGCCAACCCCAATAATGACGGGTTTCTCCATTCCGACCACCTCACATTATGTACTTGCCCCTGTGCTTGGCATAGAGCGCGTAGTCAAGGTACTTCTTCCTGTTCACGTAGTCCATGGTTCTGGGTGCCAGATCCCTCTTCTCCTCGATTGCATCCTGCACAACGAGGCTGAAGGCGTCGCTCCCCGCTCCCGAACCGAAGGAGACCCAGAGGATCCTGTCGCCTGGCTTCGCTATGTCGAGGACTGCCGAAACACCGACGAGAGTTGCCCCGCTGTAGGTGTTTCCTATTATCCCGCTGAGCAGTCCCGGGAGAACCTTCTCCTTCGGGATTCCGAGTATCTCGGCAACGGTGAGCGGGAACTTGACGTTGGGCTGGTGGAAGACCGCGTAATCAAAGTCGCTCGGGGAGTAGTTGAGCTCCTCCATGAGCGTCCTGGCGGCGCTCAGTATCTGGTGGAAGTACGCCGGCTCGCCGGTGAAGCGGTTGCCGTGCCTCGGGTAGTGCTCGTGCTGCCTCCTCCAGAAGTCTGGCGTGTCGGTTACGTAGGAATAGCTCGCCTCGAAGTAGGCGACCGTCTCAGAGCTCTTCGGGGCGAGGATGTATGCGGCACCTCCGGCGGAAGCGGTGAACTCGAGGTGGTCCCCGGGCCTTCCCTGGGAGGTGTCGGCGCCGATGGCCATGGCATAGTCGGCCATTCCGGAGCCGACGAAGCCTATGGCAGCTTGAATGGCTTCGGTTCCTGCCTTGCACGCAAACTCAAAGTCGGCCGCGTTCACATCGGGGGTTGCTCCGATGGCGGCCGCCACAACCGTTCCGCTCGGCTTGACGGCGTAGGGCTTGCTCTCTGTTCCAAACCAAACGGCCCGGATAAGTTTGGGGTCAATTTGAGCCCTCTTGAGGGCGTTTCTGGCCGCTTCAATGCCTATCGTGATTGAGTCCTCATCTAAGCCGGGAACGGACTTCTCCTGGATCGGGGGGTCCGAGACTTCCCAGACCCTGTCTATTTCCTCCGCCTTGATTCTATACATCGGCACGTAGGCGCCGTAGCCGGCGATACCAACCTCGCGGTTTGGCCTCAACAGTTTTCCCATGTACATCACCCGCAAAAGTTGCGCATAACCTCGCCTAAGGTTCCGGGGGCGGTTATAAAAGTCTTTCGGTGAGAGTAAAAATGCCTTTCGACGATAAACGATAAAAGGGAGGGAAGCTCAAGGCTTCCTCACGACGAAGAGCGCGTGGTCCTTCTCGTAGGGCTCAAGTGAAAGCCTCTCAACGACCTCGAAGTATTCGGAGAGCTCCTTTTCAACCTCCTTGAAGACCTGCTCTGGCTCTTTTGTCACGTCGATGCTCCTGCTCTTGACCGAAATCATGCCGTAGCCGCCGCTCTTCAGGTAAACCCTGGCGTTGTCTATGAGGATTTTCGCCTGGGTCGGCTGGGCAACGTCCTCGAAGATGACGTCCACCTTCGGAACGAGCGCGCGGTAGCCCTCGGGCCTGGTGGCGTCGCCGAGTATCGGCACGATGTTCCTCCTTTCCTCGACGATTGGAACCAGCTCCCTCAGAACCCTCGGCGAGAACTCGACACCGAAGATTTTGCCTTCCCAGCCCACTATGTCGCTGACGTGTGAAGCTGTGGTTCCGCTCGCTATTCCGAGGTAGAGGACTGTTGAACCGGGCTTAATCGGGAAGTTCTCCAGCCCGTTGAGAATTGCCGCACCTAACTTCGACCTGTTCGGGTTCCAGATTCTGTATTCGTCCCCCTCGAACTTGACGGCCCTTTCACCGTAAACCCTCTGCCCGGGAACGAGGTTCTTGGTCGCTATCCTCTCGCTCCCGTCGTCCTCAACGACTATATAAACGCCCGGGAACCTGTGCTTTTTAACCTTCATTCACATCACCTCTTCTCGCCCTTGTGTTTCTTTTTCATGAACTTCCTGTCCCCGCCATCCTTCCCCTTCTTCTCTAACTCCCTGCCCTTTTCGTGCTTCCCACCCTTGAACATCTTGCCCTTGAACTTCTCCTTGTCCTTCTTCTCGGGCTTGGCCTTCTTCTTCGGCGGGTTCGGGTACTTCTCTTTAATCTCCTGTATCCTCTGCTCGAGCTCCTTGTTGAGTTCCTCGCCTATGTATTCGCCCGAGAAGTAGTCAACCCTCGCTGCAATGGCCAGCTTCCCAGCTAAGGCCCTCGCTATCTTGCCCCTCTGCCACCAGGGCGAGCGGTTTATCGCTGGGTACTGGAAGATAACCCCATGCTTGGGCGGCTTTGCCCCGCTCCTGAGGTGCCTGAAGAGGGCCTTCTCAGCTCCAAGAACCTGTATCGTTGAGGCAGGCATCATGGCCAGCTCTTTAAGCCCGCCGGCAATGCTCATGAGCCTCGCCGCGAGCTTGGCACCGACCAAAGCCTTGAGGTTTGGAGCGACTTCGTCCATCGCTGTCTCGAGGTAGTCCTCCACCTGGTCCCTCAGCTTGTAGAGGTCGTTTATCTCGCTCGCGAGCTTCCTTATGATTTCGCTGTCGAACTTTCCGAGGGGAGCGCCCATTGACTTCTCTGCCGCGCTGAGTATACTCTCGATTTTTCCCTCGGGGAAGCCCAGCTTTTCCAGCTTTTCTTTCGTGGCATTTTCCCTCGGGCCTATCTCCTTGACGAAGGCAACGTACTGCTCGTGCTTCGGCAGGATCTCGTCCAGCTCCGGGAAGTGGAGGCCGTACCATTCCCTTAACCTTGAAACGAGCAGGTTCGTGACCTTGTCGATGTCGTCCAGGGCCTCAATGGCCTGGATTATCATCTTGTCCCTTGCCCCGCTCTGCTCCTGTATGCGGAGCCTCGTTAAGGCTATGCCGACGTTATAGTACTCGCTGAACCAGTCCTCCCCGAGGAACTCCTCCGGACTCGAGCGGAGCTTTTCACCGGCTAAATTGGGGAGCTCGGCGGTAGCGTTGTAGCCGAGATCCTTCAGGTTTCTGCTGAGCTCGGCGTCCTCAACGATGAACTCGTCGTAGCCTTTTTCCTTCAGCTCATCGAGAAGTGCGAGAAGTTCGTCACTCGGCTCGCCGTTTAGGAGCCTGTCCAGGCTCTCCTCTGGCTTCCCGCTGAAGGGCCTGCTTGAGATGGACTTTCCGCTTTCGTCAAAGGCGTGAATGCCCCTAACGTTTTCTCCTATGTAAGCTTTCATCAGTCTTCCCTCCGGTTTGTAGCTGTAGGTTGTTGGGCCCTGTGAACTTAAACGTTGCGGAACAAAGGCTATAAGCTTGTTCCCCAACCCGCTCCGGTGGTGGGTATGGGAAAGAAGTTTATAGTGAAAACCCAGAAGGGCATGGAAAGCGTTGCCGCCAATTATATTAAGGAAGCTCTGAGCGATGCCGAAGTCTGGGCTTCTCCACTTGGCTATTCAGGTCTTGTTCTGGTCGAGAGCGGGGATGAAACAGCCCTGGAGAAGATAGAGGGGATTCCTGAGGTCGAGAGGGTGATCCCCGTTGTTGCCGAAGTTCCGGCGGTTCTCGATGAAATAGTCAAGACTGCGGAGTTAGTGGCCCCTATGATAGGTGAGAACGAGACTTTCGCCGTTAGGACTACGAGGAGGGGAAAGCACGACTTCTCGAGCATCGATGTTAACCGCACTTTAGGGGCCAGAATCCAGGAGCTAACGAAGGCTGACGTGGACTTAAGCTGGCCCGATAAGGTTGTCCAGGTTGAGATAATAGGGGATAAAGCGTACATCTCCGTCGTTCCGGGGGAAGAGTTCAGGAAATTCACACCGGATAAGATAGACGCCAGGGAGCTCTTCCGCAAGCTCACCGTAGTCCAGATGCCTTACTGGGGCGACTACAAAGCCTGCCGCTCCTTCGGCGAGAAAATAGGCAGGGCCGCACAGGCCTTTGAGGTCAAGGAGCTCATCATAGCCCCGAAGGAGAAGGTGGACGCTTTCGAACTGGCGGAGTTCATAAAGGGTGTGAGGATAGGTCAGGAGAGCAGACACCAGATCCAGAGGGAGGCCTACCCATGGAAAGTCGATAAGGTTCCCGTTTCGGTGTGGGACCTCCACCAGGTCGTTAGGGATAAGAAGAGGGACAAAAGGCTGCTCATAATCACGGATCCAAAGGGGCCGACGCTGGCTGAGGTCAAGGACCGGCTTGCGAGGGATATGTTCTACGCGAAGGAAATCGTTGTCTTCATCGGTTCACGGGAGGGCATCCCGCGCGGCCTCTTCCGGTTCGCGGACTACGTGGTCGACCTGGCCCCATACATGACGTTTGCAACCGAGCATGGCATTCCCGCGGCGCTGGTCTCGCTCTGGGAGGTCTATGAGGAGTATTTGAGGGGCAGGGAAAAGGGGGAGTGATTCTGGCTTTTACTGCTTATTCCTTGAGTTTTGAGCCAGCGTCAGACCCTAAGGTCTTCCTCACCCCTCGGGAATCCGCCGTAGTCATCATCCGCTGGGGATTCCCCGGAACCCTCACGCTATTAGATAAAAGAGGCCGGCACCTGTTATACCGCCGAGGAGGGAAGCCAGGAAGTTCGTAGAGTTATTGTCCGTTATCCCCCTGTTCTCCAGGGTTGCGCCTATTAAACTGTCGAGGTTGACGCCAATAAACCCCCCGAGTGTTATGGCCACTACCATGGGAAGCCTGTGGGAGGTGAGGGGAAGGGCAAAGGGCGCTATCACCAGGGATCCAAGTAGCGCGAATACCTCGCCCGCTAAGGAGACCCCCCCGTTTGTACCGGGTGTGACTGGCTTAAAGTTCGTTATAAGCCTTGGCCTCTTCCCGTAGACTTTCCCCAGCTCGCTGGCAAGGGTGTCACCGTTGACTGTCGCTATGGCCGAGAAAGTTGCTGCCCAGAAGATGTCCTGCCGTGTTATAGCCTCAACCACCAGGAAAAGGAGAGCGGCAAGCCCGTTTCCCAAAACGTTCCCCACACCTCTCGTTTTTTCGCTCCTGGATGAAAAGCCGAGCCGGACTTTCTCCTCAAAGCGGTGCCTGGTGGCCAGGACACCGAGAACCAGGAATATTAACAGTGCCAGGAACGTGTAAATCCCGCCTAGATGGATAACCACTATACCGAGGACTGCCGAGAGCAGGGCTCCCCTGCCGTCGAGGGCCCGGGACTTATAGGCGGCGATCCCGAGCAGGGATATCAAAATCCCGGTGATGAGCGGGTGAACTGCGTCTTGCATTACTGCCACCCCTGGGCTGAATGAAACGGTGCCTCTGTTGGATTAAGGGGGAGTAACCGTTTATTACTCTTTCCATCGACCATCGCCGAAAGGCCGTTCCTCCTGCCTTAGGGGCGGGGCTTTCAGGAGAAAGAGCAAGAATGAGCGGGGTTCAGAAAAGCTCGTATTTGCAGGTCTCTGTGATGAAAGTAACGTCCATGTGCTCTATGCCAGGCACGGCTTTTGATATCTCCTCTATTATGGCCTGTATCTCCTTCATGTCCTTGGGGGCGACCACGTGCACAACAAGGTTGTGAGTTCCGAGGGCCTTCTGTATTATCGTTACGTGTTTGATCTCCTTCAGCTTCCCTATGGCCTCGTCGATGTTAACCCCTGCTTTCAGGGTTATGCCGAGCAGTACGTAAGAGTAGCCCAGGAGGTCAAAGTTCGGAACCACCGTGTACTTCTGGATAACGCCCATGCGCTCGAGTTTTTCCATCCTGCGTGAGATCCTCTGCCGGGTCGTCCCGAGAGCTTCCGCAAGCTCTTTGTAAGTCATCCTCGCGTCCTTGGACAGGAGCTCGATTATCCTGAGGTCTATTGGGTCAATTTTAGCCCTACCCTTCATGGCATATCCCTCCGGCGATCTTCCATTATGCTAACCCGAGGGGGGTTATAAGACTTTCGGAAAATTTTCAACATGTTGGTGTTGCCTCACTTTTCGTGTTCCACAACGTTATGAACGGTGGGGAAAATTTCCGATTTTTTAAGGGATATTCGCGGCATTATGCACCAAAATTGCAATGTAATTAGCTCAAAAAAACTTTATTGAGTTGTGCATTACCTTTGTAATTAGTAAAAAATAGGCACCTCCGGCCCGGGAATAAAAGAAATAAGAGGTCAGGCCTTCTTCAGCGGAAGGCTCTCCCTGATCTTCCTCAGGAGTTCCTCCTTCTTGGGCGAGTCCGCGAGCGCTATCTCGAGTACCTCGTCAATGGTCTCCACGGGCATTATCCTTATTTTCGCCGCCCTGTCCGGGCTGAGGAAGACGTCCTTCTCGTTGGATTTCGGTATTATGACCGTCTTTATGCCCGCTTCGATGGCCGCTTCGATCTTGGGTGTGGCACCGCCTATTGGCAGAACCTCGCCGCGGACGCTGAGGGAGCCCGTCATGGCCACGTCCTGTCTTATCGGTATCTCCTCCAGGGCAGAGATGACGGCTGTGGCAACGCTTATGCTGGCTGAATCGCCCTCAACCCCCTCGTAGGTCTGGAGGAACTGGACGTGGATGTCGTACTGGCTTATGTCCTCCCCCTTGTAGCGCTTGATTATTGCCGAAACGTTCTGCACGGCCTCCTTGGCTATCTCGCCCAGCTTTCCGGTGACGATTATCTTCCCCTCTTCCTTGCTGGCGGCGGGGGCAACGACGGCTTCAATCGGAAGCACTATGCCGCTCTGCTCCCCTATCACGGCCAGACCGTTGACCCTACCGATCTCGCCGCCTTCGGTCTTTATGACCTGATACTCCTTCTTGTTCTCTATGTACCAGTCGGCGAGCTGCTTTTCAAGGGGTTTGGCTATTTTCATTGCCTCCAGCACGTCTTCCCTGTCAACGTACTTTTTACCCTTCTTGATGGCTATGTCTCCAGCGGCCCTTACTATTCCGCCGAGATCCCTGAGGCGGAGCGTGAGGTGGCCCTTCCTTCCTGCCCTCTTCTGGGCCTCTCTAACTATCTCCTCGACTGCATCGCGGGTGAAGTGGGGGATTTTGCCATCGCGCTTTACCTCCTGAGCTACGAACTGGACGAGCTTTCTCCTGTTTTCTGGGGTGTCCGGCATTGTCGTTCTCATGTAGACCTCGTAACCGTAGCCCCTGATGCGGGAGCGCAAAGCGGGATGCATCTTATCAACCGTATCCAGGTTTCCGGCGGCTACAAGTATGAAATCACAGGGCACTGGCTCCGTTCTCACCATCGCACCGCTTGAGAGCTCGCTCTGGCCGGTTATCGGGAACTTCTTCTCCTGCATGGCCGTGAGAAGGCTCTGCTGCATCTTCAGGCTTAGCGTTGCAATCTCGTCTATGAAGAGGACGCCCTTGTGGGCGCGGTGGATCATTCCGGGCTCAACGCGCTCATGGGCTGGCGTGCCGAGCCCGCCCGAGTTCTTGACGAAGAGGCCGTTGGCGAGCAGGTTGCCCTCCTCTGTGGTGAGGTTGTAGGTTACCTCAACTTCTTCCCAGGTCTCTATGAAGGCCCTTCTCTCGCCTTTTAGTATCTTCTCGAGCCTCTCTGCTCCCCCTCCCGCTTCCTCGAGGGCCTTCTTGACATCCTCAAGGAGTTTTGCCCTCCTTGTCGGCGAGAGAGTCATGGGCACAAATTCGAGGAGGTTCAAGAGGCTGTCTACCGATTGGGAAAGGACTAATCCGACTCTGTGCTCCTCGGTAGCTTTATCAACCCTGACCTCTGCCTCGATGCCGAAGATGCCGAGGTACCATGCGAGCTCCTGGAAGAAGGGCAGCTCCTTTTCGGGTTCATCCGTCGGCCGGGCAACCTCAAGGGTTCCGTTGAACTTTGTGCCCTCCCGGGTGAAGAACACGCTACCGTCCCCGCTGTAAAGGCCGTCGAAGAAGGCTAAGAATAGCGAGGGCTTGAGCCGGATCCACCACGGGAGTTCCGGCTTTATCTCTTTTCCGACGGGGCCCCCTAAAGCCACGAAGAAACTGATTATCCTCCTGTCCCGGGTCCGGAAGAGTATGCTCCCCCCTGCCCTCCGGTTTTCTTTGATTTCGTAGTTGAACTCGCCGAAGAGCTCTTTGAGTGTTTCGGCGAACCTTTCAACCGCTTCCCTTTCGCTGGAGGCGAAGCTTAAAGTTCTGAGGTTCCCGTCTATGTTGCCGCCCCTAAACAGGGCGCCGAGGAGGAGTGCGGCCTTCTCAAGCCTCTCATCCTCGCTCGTGAGCGGGAGCAGGTTGGGGGCTTTAAGTTCTTCGATCATCTTCAGAGACTTCGGCGTTGCCCCCTTCCCCAACCGGTTGGGGTACCCCCTGAGCTTTTCCTCCCCGTCGTAGGTTCTCGCTATCGCGAACTCGTCGAGAACATTAACCGGAACCCTGATGGGCCCGTCTTTTACTGTTATATCGCCGGCCTCTTTGAGGCCCCCAGCTGTGTAAACCTTGTGCTCCGGTGTCAGCGCGAACCAGTAGTCCCTCTCCAGGTTCACCACGCGCCTCAACTTCTGCCTTCCGAGCCTCTTGTTGGCGTAGAGGAGCTTCGTAAAGCCTTCCTTAGTGAGGATCTCGACGTTTTTGTCCCTGAAGTCATGGTAAATGACCTTAATTTCCCCGTCCATTCCCTCGCCGGAGGGGGTTTTTAGGGCCTCCTCCACGAAGTCTTCGAGCTTGAGGGCCTTTATTTTGCCGTCTTCCCTGACGATGACACTCTCTTTTCCGCTAAAGCACTGAAACGGGTCGTGCCTCACATCTCCGAGCAGGGCTCCGGCGTGTGCCCCGGTTGCATCGACGAAGGGGGCTTTTGTCCTTCCGCAGTTATCAACGAGGAGCTTGGGAACGAGGACGCTGGTCCTCATCCTCATGTTGGAGAGAACCATCATGGTGAGGATTATTACGAAGAGGCCCATCAGGAAGTTCGTGGTGCTGTAGTCTATGAGAATCGCCATCATGACCATGAAAACTACGGCCATTAGAAGGTAGGACTTTATGTTCTCCTGGCTTCTGGCCTTCTCGCGGTAGTGCTCGACTATTCTCCTCCCCTGGCAGGCGGGAACGGTCTTTATCCTCGGCATGTTCTCGTCTTCAGGGTTCGGGAAGACGAGGATATCCTCCAGGTTCTCCGTTGGCAATAGCTCAGCCATGGCTTGCCCGAGCATGGACTTCCCTGTTCCTGGCTCGCCTATGAGGAGTACGTGCCTCTTCTGACCGGCGGCGGTCTTTATGACCTCAACGGCATGCTCCTGGCCAATGACCTGATCGATGAGCTTTTCGGGTACTTTTATCTCCTCCGTCGTTGAAAACTCGAGACCTAAATCCAGGCTCTCACCGCTCTGACTGGAGGTGACGGCTCTCTCATCCTCCATGTGCATCCCTCTTAAGCTCATTTCTCACACTGATGGTGGATGCCCGGGCAGGCTTATAACTTTATCTTTGGAGGGCCAGTGAAAAAAGCTAAAATACCTCGGCGGTCAAGGTTTAGGTGGTGGAGACAATGTCAAGGAGCGTTGAAGATCACGTAATGTTCACCGCGAAACACGGTAGCTGGAAGGTCGCCGATAAGTTGCTGGACGTAGACGACAGGGCCAGGATTGCCCACTTCCTGGCGATGGTTTCCAACACCGTCAACTCGAAGATCCCGGAGTACCTCACCGGGGTTATGAACGTCGCCGGGATAATGAGCCTTGCCGAGGAGCTGGCGAGGGGCGACCTTACGAAGGTGGTCTCATCCCTTAAGTCTCCGGGAACTTCCAAGAAGCTCGGTGACCTCGTCTTTGAGGACGATAAGACTCTCAAGAAGCTTCTGGTGGACGTGGCCAGGGCGGTTCTCGTCAGGATGACGCTTTCCAGGTTCGTCCCGGTCTCTTATCCAGAGGGGGAGCTGGCAGAGGTCAGGGTTGTCTTTCCCTTCCCGGATGATCACGTTAATTTCACGGCCAAACACGGGGAGTGGATAGTCGTTAAAAGGCTCATAATAGACGACGCAACACCCATGGTTGACGTCGCGAGGCTCCTCGCCAGCATAAACGAGACAACGACCCTTAAAATACCTGTCTATGCCGATATAGACCTTGAGGGGATCGAGGAGTGGTTTGGTGGCCTTAAGAAGGTTAAAAAGTCGGAGATTCCGACCGTTATTGAGAAATACCTCCACTTCCAGCCCTCATCCTTTGCCCCGGCGGAATTTGAAGGGCACGCGAGGGTTTATGCCCTCAGAAAGGCGCTTGAGGTTATAGACCTCCCCCTGGACGTTCCGGCTAAGAGCCTTGAGAAGTACCTGGAAAAGAAATGACGCCAGGAACGCGCTGAGGTGGTGAAAATGGAGAAGCAAATCGTGATCCCTCCCGGGGCTCCCTCTCCCATCGGGCCGTACAGCCCGGGTATCCTTGCCTCCGGGAGGCTTCTCTTCGTTTCGGGCCAGATCCCAGTTGACCCCGCAACAGGAAAGCTCGTTGAGGGCAGCTTTGAGGAGAAAGTCAGACAGACTCTGAGAAACCTCCTCTCGGTCGTTGAAGGTGCCGGAGGGAGTGCCGAGAACGTGGTAAAGGTAACGGTATACCTCAGGGACATTGGGAAGTACGATGAGTTCAACAGGGTTTACTCAGAGTTTTTCAGTGAATCCAAGCCCGCCAGAGCGGTGGTTGAGGTTTCAAACCTTCCCAAGGGTGTGGACATCGAGGTGGAGGCCATAGCGGTGTTTTGATCTTTATTTTTGAAGGTGAAGCGGATGGTCGCCAAAGTGAGAATCCGCGGGGAGCTTTTGGAGTACCTTCTGGAACTGTCCAGGGACTTTTACCCGAACGAGTTTGCCGGGTTTCTCCGGGAGAAAGATGGTGTCTTGGAGGAGGTCTTAATAGCTCCGGGAGGTTATTTTGGCCCGACCTCTGCTTTCTTCAACACCTGGCTCCTGCC
Encoded here:
- a CDS encoding SPOUT family RNA methylase, which translates into the protein MGKKFIVKTQKGMESVAANYIKEALSDAEVWASPLGYSGLVLVESGDETALEKIEGIPEVERVIPVVAEVPAVLDEIVKTAELVAPMIGENETFAVRTTRRGKHDFSSIDVNRTLGARIQELTKADVDLSWPDKVVQVEIIGDKAYISVVPGEEFRKFTPDKIDARELFRKLTVVQMPYWGDYKACRSFGEKIGRAAQAFEVKELIIAPKEKVDAFELAEFIKGVRIGQESRHQIQREAYPWKVDKVPVSVWDLHQVVRDKKRDKRLLIITDPKGPTLAEVKDRLARDMFYAKEIVVFIGSREGIPRGLFRFADYVVDLAPYMTFATEHGIPAALVSLWEVYEEYLRGREKGE
- a CDS encoding DUF92 domain-containing protein, translated to MQDAVHPLITGILISLLGIAAYKSRALDGRGALLSAVLGIVVIHLGGIYTFLALLIFLVLGVLATRHRFEEKVRLGFSSRSEKTRGVGNVLGNGLAALLFLVVEAITRQDIFWAATFSAIATVNGDTLASELGKVYGKRPRLITNFKPVTPGTNGGVSLAGEVFALLGSLVIAPFALPLTSHRLPMVVAITLGGFIGVNLDSLIGATLENRGITDNNSTNFLASLLGGITGAGLFYLIA
- a CDS encoding Lrp/AsnC family transcriptional regulator, translating into MKGRAKIDPIDLRIIELLSKDARMTYKELAEALGTTRQRISRRMEKLERMGVIQKYTVVPNFDLLGYSYVLLGITLKAGVNIDEAIGKLKEIKHVTIIQKALGTHNLVVHVVAPKDMKEIQAIIEEISKAVPGIEHMDVTFITETCKYELF
- the lonB gene encoding ATP-dependent protease LonB, which codes for MEDERAVTSSQSGESLDLGLEFSTTEEIKVPEKLIDQVIGQEHAVEVIKTAAGQKRHVLLIGEPGTGKSMLGQAMAELLPTENLEDILVFPNPEDENMPRIKTVPACQGRRIVEHYREKARSQENIKSYLLMAVVFMVMMAILIDYSTTNFLMGLFVIILTMMVLSNMRMRTSVLVPKLLVDNCGRTKAPFVDATGAHAGALLGDVRHDPFQCFSGKESVIVREDGKIKALKLEDFVEEALKTPSGEGMDGEIKVIYHDFRDKNVEILTKEGFTKLLYANKRLGRQKLRRVVNLERDYWFALTPEHKVYTAGGLKEAGDITVKDGPIRVPVNVLDEFAIARTYDGEEKLRGYPNRLGKGATPKSLKMIEELKAPNLLPLTSEDERLEKAALLLGALFRGGNIDGNLRTLSFASSEREAVERFAETLKELFGEFNYEIKENRRAGGSILFRTRDRRIISFFVALGGPVGKEIKPELPWWIRLKPSLFLAFFDGLYSGDGSVFFTREGTKFNGTLEVARPTDEPEKELPFFQELAWYLGIFGIEAEVRVDKATEEHRVGLVLSQSVDSLLNLLEFVPMTLSPTRRAKLLEDVKKALEEAGGGAERLEKILKGERRAFIETWEEVEVTYNLTTEEGNLLANGLFVKNSGGLGTPAHERVEPGMIHRAHKGVLFIDEIATLSLKMQQSLLTAMQEKKFPITGQSELSSGAMVRTEPVPCDFILVAAGNLDTVDKMHPALRSRIRGYGYEVYMRTTMPDTPENRRKLVQFVAQEVKRDGKIPHFTRDAVEEIVREAQKRAGRKGHLTLRLRDLGGIVRAAGDIAIKKGKKYVDREDVLEAMKIAKPLEKQLADWYIENKKEYQVIKTEGGEIGRVNGLAVIGEQSGIVLPIEAVVAPAASKEEGKIIVTGKLGEIAKEAVQNVSAIIKRYKGEDISQYDIHVQFLQTYEGVEGDSASISVATAVISALEEIPIRQDVAMTGSLSVRGEVLPIGGATPKIEAAIEAGIKTVIIPKSNEKDVFLSPDRAAKIRIMPVETIDEVLEIALADSPKKEELLRKIRESLPLKKA
- a CDS encoding DUF2666 domain-containing protein yields the protein MSRSVEDHVMFTAKHGSWKVADKLLDVDDRARIAHFLAMVSNTVNSKIPEYLTGVMNVAGIMSLAEELARGDLTKVVSSLKSPGTSKKLGDLVFEDDKTLKKLLVDVARAVLVRMTLSRFVPVSYPEGELAEVRVVFPFPDDHVNFTAKHGEWIVVKRLIIDDATPMVDVARLLASINETTTLKIPVYADIDLEGIEEWFGGLKKVKKSEIPTVIEKYLHFQPSSFAPAEFEGHARVYALRKALEVIDLPLDVPAKSLEKYLEKK
- a CDS encoding Rid family detoxifying hydrolase, whose amino-acid sequence is MEKQIVIPPGAPSPIGPYSPGILASGRLLFVSGQIPVDPATGKLVEGSFEEKVRQTLRNLLSVVEGAGGSAENVVKVTVYLRDIGKYDEFNRVYSEFFSESKPARAVVEVSNLPKGVDIEVEAIAVF